The Buteo buteo chromosome 23, bButBut1.hap1.1, whole genome shotgun sequence genome includes a window with the following:
- the KCTD20 gene encoding BTB/POZ domain-containing protein KCTD20 isoform X4: MRLHSKSSSLRKRNQLLTSRRPSMNVNCAGGTDWSRNLDSSRSVENVTVAVHESEESNVVLGGHSPAAVPRTEGLDSECRHTACPDRHGCCTLSSSSNSQTVAPEKVTLVVDGTRFAVNPQIFTAHPDTMLGRMFGPGREYNFTRPNEKGEYEIAEGISSAVFRTVLDYYKTGIINCPDGISIPDLRDTCDYLCINFDFNTIKCQDLSALLHELSNDGAHKQFDSYLEELILPIMVDSARKGERECHIVVLTDEDTVDWDEDHPPPMGEEYSQILYSSKLYRFFKYIENRDVAKAVLKERGLKNIRIGIEGYPTCKEKVKRRPGGRSEVIYNYVQRPFIQMSWEKEEGKSRHVDFQCVRSKSLTNLVTVGDDVSEDHEVIMHHPPQVDELDRLNAPFSQMAVNDLPD, encoded by the exons ATGCGGCTGCACTCTAAAAG CTCTTCTCTTAGGAAACGCAACCAACTCCTCACATCACGGAGGCCCAGCATGAATGTTAACTGTGCTGGTGGGACAGACTGGTCAAGAAATCTGGACTCCAGTCGCTCTGTGGAAAACGTAACTGTAGCAGTCCATGAGTCAGAAGAAAGTAATGTGGTGCTAGGAGGTCACAGCCCTGCTGCGGTTCCCAGGACTGAGG GTTTAGATTCTGAATGCCGACACACTGCTTGTCCA GATCGCCATGGATGCTGCACTTTGTCTTCAAGCAGCAATTCGCAAACAGTGGCTCCAGAGAAAGTGACGCTTGTGGTAGACGGCACTCGCTTTGCAGTGAATCCACAGATTTTCACTGCTCACCCTGATACTATGCTGGGAAG aaTGTTTGGACCAGGAAGAGAATATAATTTCACCAGGCCAAATGAAAAGGGAGAATATGAAATTGCAGAAGGAATTAGCTCAGCTGTGTTCCGGACTGTGCTG GATTATTACAAAACCGGAATCATTAACTGCCCTGATGGGATTTCCATCCCAGACCTTCGAGACACATGTGATTACCTCTGCATAAACTTTGATTTCAACACAATCAAATGTCAAGATTTAA GTGCTCTGTTACATGAGCTCTCCAATGATGGTGCTCACAAGCAGTTTGATAGCTACCTGGAGGAGCTAATTCTGCCTATAATGGTGGATAGTGCAAGGAAAGGGGAACGTGAATGCCATATTGTCGTGCTGACAGATGAAGACACCGTGGACTGGGATGAAGACCATCCACCTCCAATGGGAGAGGAGTACTCGCAAA tCCTTTACAGTTCCAAGCTGTACAGATTCTTCAAGTACATTGAGAACCGTGATGTTGCAAAAGCTGTGTTAAAGGAACGGGGCCTGAAAAATATTCGCATTGGCATCGAAG GATATCCCACCTGtaaagagaaggtgaagaggaGGCCTGGTGGCCGGTCAGAAGTGATATACAACTATGTTCAACGGCCATTCATCCAGATGtcatgggagaaggaagagggcaAAAGCCGTCATGTTGATTTCCAGTGTGTTCGGAGCAAATCTCTGACAAACCTAGTCACTGTGGGTGATGACGTTTCAGAGGACCATGAGGTTATAATGCATCACCCCCCACAAGTAGATGAACTCGACAGGCTAAACGCACCGTTTTCCCAAATGGCTGTTAACGATCTTCCAGATTAG
- the KCTD20 gene encoding BTB/POZ domain-containing protein KCTD20 isoform X1 yields the protein MRLHSKSSSLRKRNQLLTSRRPSMNVNCAGGTDWSRNLDSSRSVENVTVAVHESEESNVVLGGHSPAAVPRTEGLDSECRHTACPVSPQISSMLSAPEDTHNCHFQDGNKRQSEYFNTQDRHGCCTLSSSSNSQTVAPEKVTLVVDGTRFAVNPQIFTAHPDTMLGRMFGPGREYNFTRPNEKGEYEIAEGISSAVFRTVLDYYKTGIINCPDGISIPDLRDTCDYLCINFDFNTIKCQDLSALLHELSNDGAHKQFDSYLEELILPIMVDSARKGERECHIVVLTDEDTVDWDEDHPPPMGEEYSQILYSSKLYRFFKYIENRDVAKAVLKERGLKNIRIGIEGYPTCKEKVKRRPGGRSEVIYNYVQRPFIQMSWEKEEGKSRHVDFQCVRSKSLTNLVTVGDDVSEDHEVIMHHPPQVDELDRLNAPFSQMAVNDLPD from the exons ATGCGGCTGCACTCTAAAAG CTCTTCTCTTAGGAAACGCAACCAACTCCTCACATCACGGAGGCCCAGCATGAATGTTAACTGTGCTGGTGGGACAGACTGGTCAAGAAATCTGGACTCCAGTCGCTCTGTGGAAAACGTAACTGTAGCAGTCCATGAGTCAGAAGAAAGTAATGTGGTGCTAGGAGGTCACAGCCCTGCTGCGGTTCCCAGGACTGAGG GTTTAGATTCTGAATGCCGACACACTGCTTGTCCAGTAAGTCCCCAGATCAGTAGCATGTTGTCTGCTCCTGAAGACACACACAACTGTCATTTCCAAGATGGAAATAAGAGACAGTCAGAGTATTTTAATACCCAGGATCGCCATGGATGCTGCACTTTGTCTTCAAGCAGCAATTCGCAAACAGTGGCTCCAGAGAAAGTGACGCTTGTGGTAGACGGCACTCGCTTTGCAGTGAATCCACAGATTTTCACTGCTCACCCTGATACTATGCTGGGAAG aaTGTTTGGACCAGGAAGAGAATATAATTTCACCAGGCCAAATGAAAAGGGAGAATATGAAATTGCAGAAGGAATTAGCTCAGCTGTGTTCCGGACTGTGCTG GATTATTACAAAACCGGAATCATTAACTGCCCTGATGGGATTTCCATCCCAGACCTTCGAGACACATGTGATTACCTCTGCATAAACTTTGATTTCAACACAATCAAATGTCAAGATTTAA GTGCTCTGTTACATGAGCTCTCCAATGATGGTGCTCACAAGCAGTTTGATAGCTACCTGGAGGAGCTAATTCTGCCTATAATGGTGGATAGTGCAAGGAAAGGGGAACGTGAATGCCATATTGTCGTGCTGACAGATGAAGACACCGTGGACTGGGATGAAGACCATCCACCTCCAATGGGAGAGGAGTACTCGCAAA tCCTTTACAGTTCCAAGCTGTACAGATTCTTCAAGTACATTGAGAACCGTGATGTTGCAAAAGCTGTGTTAAAGGAACGGGGCCTGAAAAATATTCGCATTGGCATCGAAG GATATCCCACCTGtaaagagaaggtgaagaggaGGCCTGGTGGCCGGTCAGAAGTGATATACAACTATGTTCAACGGCCATTCATCCAGATGtcatgggagaaggaagagggcaAAAGCCGTCATGTTGATTTCCAGTGTGTTCGGAGCAAATCTCTGACAAACCTAGTCACTGTGGGTGATGACGTTTCAGAGGACCATGAGGTTATAATGCATCACCCCCCACAAGTAGATGAACTCGACAGGCTAAACGCACCGTTTTCCCAAATGGCTGTTAACGATCTTCCAGATTAG
- the KCTD20 gene encoding BTB/POZ domain-containing protein KCTD20 isoform X3 produces MNVNCAGGTDWSRNLDSSRSVENVTVAVHESEESNVVLGGHSPAAVPRTEGLDSECRHTACPVSPQISSMLSAPEDTHNCHFQDGNKRQSEYFNTQDRHGCCTLSSSSNSQTVAPEKVTLVVDGTRFAVNPQIFTAHPDTMLGRMFGPGREYNFTRPNEKGEYEIAEGISSAVFRTVLDYYKTGIINCPDGISIPDLRDTCDYLCINFDFNTIKCQDLSALLHELSNDGAHKQFDSYLEELILPIMVDSARKGERECHIVVLTDEDTVDWDEDHPPPMGEEYSQILYSSKLYRFFKYIENRDVAKAVLKERGLKNIRIGIEGYPTCKEKVKRRPGGRSEVIYNYVQRPFIQMSWEKEEGKSRHVDFQCVRSKSLTNLVTVGDDVSEDHEVIMHHPPQVDELDRLNAPFSQMAVNDLPD; encoded by the exons ATGAATGTTAACTGTGCTGGTGGGACAGACTGGTCAAGAAATCTGGACTCCAGTCGCTCTGTGGAAAACGTAACTGTAGCAGTCCATGAGTCAGAAGAAAGTAATGTGGTGCTAGGAGGTCACAGCCCTGCTGCGGTTCCCAGGACTGAGG GTTTAGATTCTGAATGCCGACACACTGCTTGTCCAGTAAGTCCCCAGATCAGTAGCATGTTGTCTGCTCCTGAAGACACACACAACTGTCATTTCCAAGATGGAAATAAGAGACAGTCAGAGTATTTTAATACCCAGGATCGCCATGGATGCTGCACTTTGTCTTCAAGCAGCAATTCGCAAACAGTGGCTCCAGAGAAAGTGACGCTTGTGGTAGACGGCACTCGCTTTGCAGTGAATCCACAGATTTTCACTGCTCACCCTGATACTATGCTGGGAAG aaTGTTTGGACCAGGAAGAGAATATAATTTCACCAGGCCAAATGAAAAGGGAGAATATGAAATTGCAGAAGGAATTAGCTCAGCTGTGTTCCGGACTGTGCTG GATTATTACAAAACCGGAATCATTAACTGCCCTGATGGGATTTCCATCCCAGACCTTCGAGACACATGTGATTACCTCTGCATAAACTTTGATTTCAACACAATCAAATGTCAAGATTTAA GTGCTCTGTTACATGAGCTCTCCAATGATGGTGCTCACAAGCAGTTTGATAGCTACCTGGAGGAGCTAATTCTGCCTATAATGGTGGATAGTGCAAGGAAAGGGGAACGTGAATGCCATATTGTCGTGCTGACAGATGAAGACACCGTGGACTGGGATGAAGACCATCCACCTCCAATGGGAGAGGAGTACTCGCAAA tCCTTTACAGTTCCAAGCTGTACAGATTCTTCAAGTACATTGAGAACCGTGATGTTGCAAAAGCTGTGTTAAAGGAACGGGGCCTGAAAAATATTCGCATTGGCATCGAAG GATATCCCACCTGtaaagagaaggtgaagaggaGGCCTGGTGGCCGGTCAGAAGTGATATACAACTATGTTCAACGGCCATTCATCCAGATGtcatgggagaaggaagagggcaAAAGCCGTCATGTTGATTTCCAGTGTGTTCGGAGCAAATCTCTGACAAACCTAGTCACTGTGGGTGATGACGTTTCAGAGGACCATGAGGTTATAATGCATCACCCCCCACAAGTAGATGAACTCGACAGGCTAAACGCACCGTTTTCCCAAATGGCTGTTAACGATCTTCCAGATTAG
- the KCTD20 gene encoding BTB/POZ domain-containing protein KCTD20 isoform X2 — MSRHSSLRKRNQLLTSRRPSMNVNCAGGTDWSRNLDSSRSVENVTVAVHESEESNVVLGGHSPAAVPRTEGLDSECRHTACPVSPQISSMLSAPEDTHNCHFQDGNKRQSEYFNTQDRHGCCTLSSSSNSQTVAPEKVTLVVDGTRFAVNPQIFTAHPDTMLGRMFGPGREYNFTRPNEKGEYEIAEGISSAVFRTVLDYYKTGIINCPDGISIPDLRDTCDYLCINFDFNTIKCQDLSALLHELSNDGAHKQFDSYLEELILPIMVDSARKGERECHIVVLTDEDTVDWDEDHPPPMGEEYSQILYSSKLYRFFKYIENRDVAKAVLKERGLKNIRIGIEGYPTCKEKVKRRPGGRSEVIYNYVQRPFIQMSWEKEEGKSRHVDFQCVRSKSLTNLVTVGDDVSEDHEVIMHHPPQVDELDRLNAPFSQMAVNDLPD, encoded by the exons ATGAGCCGCCA CTCTTCTCTTAGGAAACGCAACCAACTCCTCACATCACGGAGGCCCAGCATGAATGTTAACTGTGCTGGTGGGACAGACTGGTCAAGAAATCTGGACTCCAGTCGCTCTGTGGAAAACGTAACTGTAGCAGTCCATGAGTCAGAAGAAAGTAATGTGGTGCTAGGAGGTCACAGCCCTGCTGCGGTTCCCAGGACTGAGG GTTTAGATTCTGAATGCCGACACACTGCTTGTCCAGTAAGTCCCCAGATCAGTAGCATGTTGTCTGCTCCTGAAGACACACACAACTGTCATTTCCAAGATGGAAATAAGAGACAGTCAGAGTATTTTAATACCCAGGATCGCCATGGATGCTGCACTTTGTCTTCAAGCAGCAATTCGCAAACAGTGGCTCCAGAGAAAGTGACGCTTGTGGTAGACGGCACTCGCTTTGCAGTGAATCCACAGATTTTCACTGCTCACCCTGATACTATGCTGGGAAG aaTGTTTGGACCAGGAAGAGAATATAATTTCACCAGGCCAAATGAAAAGGGAGAATATGAAATTGCAGAAGGAATTAGCTCAGCTGTGTTCCGGACTGTGCTG GATTATTACAAAACCGGAATCATTAACTGCCCTGATGGGATTTCCATCCCAGACCTTCGAGACACATGTGATTACCTCTGCATAAACTTTGATTTCAACACAATCAAATGTCAAGATTTAA GTGCTCTGTTACATGAGCTCTCCAATGATGGTGCTCACAAGCAGTTTGATAGCTACCTGGAGGAGCTAATTCTGCCTATAATGGTGGATAGTGCAAGGAAAGGGGAACGTGAATGCCATATTGTCGTGCTGACAGATGAAGACACCGTGGACTGGGATGAAGACCATCCACCTCCAATGGGAGAGGAGTACTCGCAAA tCCTTTACAGTTCCAAGCTGTACAGATTCTTCAAGTACATTGAGAACCGTGATGTTGCAAAAGCTGTGTTAAAGGAACGGGGCCTGAAAAATATTCGCATTGGCATCGAAG GATATCCCACCTGtaaagagaaggtgaagaggaGGCCTGGTGGCCGGTCAGAAGTGATATACAACTATGTTCAACGGCCATTCATCCAGATGtcatgggagaaggaagagggcaAAAGCCGTCATGTTGATTTCCAGTGTGTTCGGAGCAAATCTCTGACAAACCTAGTCACTGTGGGTGATGACGTTTCAGAGGACCATGAGGTTATAATGCATCACCCCCCACAAGTAGATGAACTCGACAGGCTAAACGCACCGTTTTCCCAAATGGCTGTTAACGATCTTCCAGATTAG